The following coding sequences are from one Verrucosispora sp. WMMD573 window:
- a CDS encoding GGDEF domain-containing protein yields the protein MLPPQRPDRQPRLTRAGTLIVISSIITAGPAGAFAATGRFTAAAVAAVITGVVALPGAVALVRLARHHQHRWGSEYERLWASLAAAADRENSLRRELAAALTDPLTGLPTRAVVERALATAAEHRAPVAVAVADADGLHQVNDGGGHAAGDRYLTAIADRLTTAATAVRADAVVARAGGDEFVVVAPHTDPAVLADAIRAAFTAPDADEPAPRASVGVAASDGGSPRYALAQADAAMYTAKRAGNQSLVYEPDRDGIPRADGTRAHVRRRDLKPRRDIVVTDRPVPPVRILCSGADAAAIVNALRTAYERWAAIAGPTPTGSGAADAADQTIDVAPTAEEVDRIRVVGQSEMARYATLADAIAAALDMPGGES from the coding sequence ATGCTGCCTCCTCAGCGACCAGACCGCCAACCCCGCCTGACCAGGGCGGGCACACTCATCGTCATCTCCAGCATCATCACCGCCGGGCCGGCCGGCGCGTTCGCCGCCACCGGCCGGTTCACCGCCGCGGCGGTAGCCGCCGTCATCACCGGGGTGGTGGCGCTGCCGGGCGCCGTGGCGCTGGTCCGGCTTGCCCGCCACCACCAGCACAGGTGGGGCAGCGAGTACGAGCGGTTGTGGGCCAGTCTCGCTGCGGCCGCCGACCGGGAGAACAGTCTGCGGCGGGAACTCGCCGCGGCGTTGACCGATCCGCTCACCGGCCTGCCCACCCGGGCGGTCGTCGAGAGGGCCCTCGCTACCGCCGCCGAACACCGCGCCCCTGTGGCGGTCGCGGTGGCCGACGCCGACGGTTTGCACCAGGTCAACGACGGCGGTGGGCATGCGGCGGGTGACCGGTACCTCACCGCGATCGCGGATCGGCTCACCACCGCGGCCACCGCTGTGCGGGCCGACGCCGTCGTGGCTCGTGCCGGCGGCGACGAGTTCGTGGTCGTGGCCCCGCACACCGACCCGGCCGTGCTGGCTGACGCGATCCGTGCCGCCTTCACTGCACCGGACGCTGACGAGCCGGCGCCGCGGGCCAGTGTCGGCGTGGCCGCAAGCGACGGCGGCAGTCCCCGCTACGCCCTCGCCCAGGCCGACGCTGCCATGTACACCGCGAAGCGGGCCGGCAACCAGTCCCTGGTGTACGAGCCGGACCGCGACGGGATACCGCGGGCCGACGGCACCCGGGCGCACGTCCGTCGCCGTGACCTCAAGCCCCGCCGCGACATCGTTGTCACCGACAGGCCGGTTCCGCCGGTCCGAATCTTGTGCTCGGGCGCGGACGCGGCAGCGATCGTCAACGCCCTTCGAACCGCCTACGAGAGGTGGGCAGCCATCGCCGGACCTACACCGACGGGCAGCGGTGCGGCAGACGCAGCGGACCAGACGATCGATGTCGCGCCCACGGCGGAGGAGGTCGATCGGATCCGGGTGGTGGGGCAGTCGGAGATGGCCAGGTACGCGACACTCGCCGACGCGATCGCCGCAGCCCTCGACATGCCGGGAGGCGAGTCGTGA
- a CDS encoding phosphotransferase, protein MAAAPKAPSYGAPMQAHAARRATQAAMSIASSLGLTADDASVLHNSNKLTLHLQPCDVLAQVAPAAHQCAQLEVDTAKRLFEVGSPVAALDASEVFVWDDYVVTLWTYYEPVTTQAIPPVDYARALERLHAGMRRVEVPTPHFTDRVSEAQTLVAEHDRTPNLTDADRTFLAGTLYRLRRAVSDSGRPEQLLHGEPHPGNLLSNPVGLLFIDFETCCRGPIEFDLAHAPDEVADLYPGVDHHLLRDCRTLMLAMITTWRWDRDDQFPDGHRLGIEWLSELRKATAR, encoded by the coding sequence GTGGCTGCTGCGCCGAAAGCGCCGAGTTATGGTGCTCCGATGCAGGCGCATGCGGCCCGGCGGGCGACACAGGCAGCCATGTCGATTGCCTCGTCGCTTGGCCTGACCGCCGACGACGCCTCCGTCCTGCACAACTCGAACAAGCTCACCCTGCATCTGCAGCCCTGCGACGTGCTGGCACAGGTGGCGCCGGCGGCGCATCAGTGCGCCCAGCTCGAAGTGGACACCGCTAAGCGACTGTTCGAAGTCGGGAGCCCGGTGGCCGCGCTGGATGCGTCCGAGGTCTTCGTCTGGGACGACTACGTGGTCACTCTGTGGACCTACTACGAACCGGTGACTACTCAAGCGATCCCACCTGTGGACTACGCCAGAGCGCTTGAACGTCTGCACGCCGGAATGCGGCGGGTCGAGGTGCCCACCCCGCACTTTACGGACCGGGTTTCCGAGGCCCAAACGCTCGTGGCCGAGCACGATCGAACTCCGAACCTGACCGACGCGGACCGGACCTTTCTCGCCGGCACGTTGTACCGCCTGCGCCGAGCGGTCAGCGATAGCGGCCGGCCCGAACAGCTCCTGCACGGCGAACCTCACCCGGGCAACCTGCTCTCGAACCCGGTCGGTCTGCTCTTCATCGACTTCGAGACGTGCTGCCGGGGGCCGATCGAGTTCGACCTGGCCCACGCACCCGACGAGGTCGCAGACCTCTACCCGGGCGTCGACCATCACCTGCTCCGAGATTGCCGGACGCTCATGCTCGCGATGATCACCACGTGGCGCTGGGATCGTGACGACCAGTTCCCCGACGGCCACCGGCTGGGCATCGAGTGGCTGAGCGAACTCCGGAAGGCGACGGCTCGGTAA